TCTGGCACTGGTGGAGGCTCTTCAGAAGGCGAAGCCTGCCGCCGCCAAGGGCACCTACATGAAGAAGATCTCCGTGTCTTCCACCATGGGCCCCGGCGTACCGATCGATCTCGCCGAAGTAACCGCCAGCCTCAAATAGATACGCTTCAAAAGCCAAAGTCAAAGACAGTAGGCGCACCCTCCCCCGGGGGGGGTGCTTAATAGCCGGATCGGGCGACCTACCGAGACTTGCAGACGTTGCCGGAAAATTCCCGCAACTTCCTGACTTTGGCCGGGCCCCGCCCCATACACCAAAAGAAAGGAGGAAAGCGCTTGAATAAGGAAAACAAACAGCAACTTGTTGCCGAGATGCACGACAAGCTCCTGAGGGCGCAGGCTGCGTTTCTCGCGGATTTCCGCGGCATGAACGTGGGCCAGGCTACCGAGCTCAGGAACGAGCTGCGCAAGGCAGGCGTCGAGTTCAAGGTTGTGAAGAACACCCTGCTCGACATCGCGTCCAAGGGCACCGACAAAGAGGCCTTGAGCCCCTACTACGCCGGTCCCACCGCGATCGCTCTGAGCTACGACGATCCGGTCGCAGCAGCGAAAGTGCTGTCGAAGTTTGCCAAGGATGCCACCAACCCCTTCACGCTGAAGGCTGGTGTGCTGACCGGCAAGGCTATCGGCGTGGCCGACATCCAGGCTTTGGCAGACATGCCGAGCCGCGAAGTGCTGCTGGGCCGCCTGCTGGGCACGCTCCAGGCACCGACCAGCAACTTCGTACGCGTCCTTGCTGCCGTTCCGGGCGGCTTCGTACGCGCGCTCGACGCTATCAGGGCCCAGAAAGACGGCCAGTAGAGCTTACCCACTAACGATCTAACAATATCCCACGGAGGAGATAGAAAATGGCTATTACCAAAGAAGAAGTAATCAGCTTCATCGAGAACATGTCCGTCCTCGAACTCGCAGGGCTCGTGAAAGAGCTGGAAGAGAAGTTCGGCGTTTCCGCAGCAGCACCGATGGCAGTTGCTGCCGCTGCAGGCCCGGCAGTTGCCGCTGAGGCAGCTGAAGAGAAGACCGAGTTCGACGTTATCCTGAAGGCCGCTGGCGCCAACAAGATCGCCGTCATCAAGGTCGTGCGCGCTCTTACCTCCCTTGGTCTGAAGGAAGCGAAGGACCTGGTCGACGGCGCTCCGCAGCCCGTGAAGACCGGCATCTCCAAGGAAGAGGCCGAGGACGCGAAGAAACAACTGGTTGAAGCTGGCGCAGAAGTGGATGTAAAATAAGCTAGTCACAACTTTTTTACACACAAGCCAAGGTCGCTTTTTGCGGCCTTGGCTGTTCTATTTTAGTTTGAGGCCGCTTCATCCGCCTCTCGCCGAGCATCAGAGGCACGCAGGAATTTTTACTGGGGTGCTGGTCCTCCAGGGGCTTTCACCAAAGGAGAAGATATGGCTTATTCAATCGCGAATAACCCCCTTTTGCGCAAAAACTTCGCCAAGATCCACAAGATCATCGACATACCGAACCTCATCGACATCCAGAAAAATTCCTACAAGAGATTCCTCCAACTCGACACTCCCGTAGACGCACGCAAGAACTCTGGGCTCGAAGCCGTCTTTAGAAGCGTCTTTCCGATAAAGGACTTTAGCGACACCGCAAGCCTCGAGTACGTATCGTACTCTCTCGGCGCCCCGAAATACGACGTGGAGGAGTGCCATCAGCGCGGCATGACCTTCGCCGCACCGATGAAGGTGAAGGTGCGCCTGGTGGTCTGGGATACCACGAAGGATCCCGGCAGCCGTTCCATTCGCGACATCAAGGAGCAGGAGGTCTACTTCGGCGAGATCCCGCTGATGACCGACAACGGCACCTTCATCATAAACGGCACGGAGCGCGTCATCGTAAGCCAGCTGCACCGCTCCCCCGGCGTATTCTACGATCACGACAAAGGGAAGACCCACTCCAGCGGCAAGGTCCTGTACTCCGCTCGCGTGATCCCCTACCGCGGGTCGTGGCTTGACTTCGAATTTGACCATAAGGACATCCTTTATGTTCGCATAGACAGGCGCCGCAAGATGCCGGCGACCGTCCTTCTGAAGGCGCTCGGCTACTCCAACGACGCCCTCATCAACTACTTCTACAAGTCCGAGGAGATAAAGATCTCCGGCGGCGCCATGACGAAGGTCGCCGACGCGGAGCTCCTCGCGAACCAGAAGGCGATGGTGGACATCGTCGACCCGGCGACGGGCGAGGTCATCCTGAAGGCGAACCGCAAGTTCACCAAGGCGGCGATCCGCAAGATGGCGGAGCACAACATCAGGGAGATCCCCATCACGGTCGACGAGATCGTAGGTAAAGTCGCTTCCCACGACATTTACGACCCGCAGACCGGCGAGATCCTCGTGGAGTGCAACGAGGAGCTCTCCCTGGCCAAGATCGAGGAGATCATCACGAAGGGGATCGATTCCTTCTCCGTCCTCTTCATCGACAACCTGCACGTCACCTCGAGCCTCAGGGACACGATCCTCATCGACAAGATCGGCTCCACCGACGAGGCGCTCATCGAGATCTACCGCAGGCTCCGGCCGGGGGACCCCCCGACGCTGAAGAGCGCCATGGTACTCTTCGAGAACCTCTTCTTCAACGCGGAGCGCTACGACCTCTCCGCGGTCGGCCGCCTGAAGCTGAACTACAAGCTCGGCGTCGACGTGCCGCTCGACTGCATGACCCTTACGAAGGACGACGTCCTCGAGGTCGTGCGCTATCTCATCGAGCTCAAAAACGGCAAGGGGAACATCGACGACATCGACCACCTCGGCAACCGCCGCGTGCGCGCCGTCGGCGAGCTCCTGGAGAACCAGTACCGCATCGGCCTCGTGCGCATGGAGCGCGCCATCAAGGAGAGGATGAGCCTGCAGGAGGTGGAAAACCTCATGCCGCACGACCTCATCAACTCCAAACCGGTCTCCGCGGTGGTGAAGGAGTTCTTCGGGTCCTCCCAGCTCTCCCAGTTCATGGACCAGACGAACCCCCTCTCGGAGGTTACCCACAAGCGCCGTCTCTCCGCACTCGGACCGGGGGGCCTCACCCGCGAGCGCGCCGGCTTCGAGGTGCGCGACGTGCATCCGACCCACTACGGCCGCGTCTGCCCGATCGAGACTCCCGAGGGTCCGAACATCGGTCTCATCGCCTCCCTCTCCACCTACGCCCGCATCAACGAGCACGGGTTCGTGGAGACGCCGTACCGCGTCGTGCAGGAAGGGCGCGTCACCGACGACGTCCGCTTCTACTCCGCGCTGGAGGAGGAAGGGCACGCCATCGCGCAGGCAAACGCCGAGATCGATCCCCAGGGGCGCTTCGCATCCGACTACATCTCCGCAAGGAAAGGGGGCGAATTCGTCCTCGTCGGGCGTGACGAGCTCGAACTGATGGACGTGGCCCCGATGCAGCTCGTCTCCGTCGCGGCTTCACTCATCCCGTTCCTCGAGAACGACGACGCAAACCGCGCACTCATGGGCTCCAACATGCAGCGTCAGGCGGTGCCCCTGCTGCGCGCCGACTCCCCGCTCGTGGGGACCGGCATGGAGCGCGTCGTTGCCCGCGACTCCGGTGTTTCCTCCGTGGCGCGTCACAACGGTGTCGTGGAGAGCGTCGACGCCTCCAGGATCGTGGTGAAGATCGACGAGGACCAGTACGACGCCACCGGGACCGGCGTGGACATCTACAACCTGATCAAGTTCGCCCGCTCCAACCAGAACACCTGCATCAACCAGAGGCCGGTGGTGAAGGTAGGGGACCACGTGAAGGCGGGCGACATCATCGCCGACGGTCCTTCCACCGACATGGGGGAACTGGCGCTCGGCCAGAACGTCCTGGTCGCCTTCATGCCGTGGGGCGGCTACAACTACGAGGACTCCATCCTCATTTCGGAGCGCCTGGTAAAGGACGACCGCTACACCTCGATCCACATCGAGGAGTTCGAGTGCGTGGCGCGCGACACGAAGCTCGGGAAGGAAGAGATCACCTCCGACATCCCGAACCTCGGGGAGGAGACGCTGAAAGATCTCGACGAGTCCGGCATCATCAGGATCGGCGCCGAAGTCCGCCCGGGGGACATCCTCGTCGGGAAGATCACCCCGAAGGGGGAGACCCAGCTCTCTCCGGAGGAAAAGCTCCTGCGCGCCATCTTCGGCGAGAAGGCGGGCGACGTGCGCGACACCTCGCTGCGCGTTCCCCCCGGCGTGGAAGGGACCGTCATCGGGGCGAAGATCTTCTCCCGCAAGGGCGCCGACAAGGACGCCCGCACCGAGCTCATCGAGAAGGCCGAGGAGCAGCGTCTCAGGAAGGATGAGCAGGACGAGATCCGCATCATCCGCGACTCCGCCATCGGGAAGCTGAAGAAGCTCCTCGTCGGGCGCACCGCCGCGGTGAAGATCGACGGCTCCGACGGGAAGACCGTCATCGCGAAGGACCAGGTCATCACGGAGCAGATGCTGAAGGGGCTCCCGATGGACCGCTGGGACGAGATCTCCATCGCCGACGACGACACGGTCGACGAGAAGGTAGCGCAGACGCTCTCCACCCTGAACCAGCAGATCGACATCATCAAGTACGTCTTCGACGACAAGATCCAGAAGCTGCGTCGCGGCGACGACCTCCCTCCGGGGGTCATCAAGATGGTGAAGGTGTACATCGCCATCAAGAGAAAGCTCCAGGTCGGCGACAAGATGGCAGGGCGCCACGGCAACAAGGGTGTCGTCTCCCGCATCCTCCCCGAGGAGGACATGCCGTACATGGAGGACGGCCGTCCGGTGGAGATCGTCCTCAACCCGCTCGGCGTTCCGTCCCGTATGAACGTGGGGCAGATCCTGGAGACCCACCTCGGCTGGGCAGCGAAGGGGATCGGCTGGAAGATCGAGGAGTTCCTGGAGAAGAACTCCCCGCAGGACGAGATCAAGCGCTACCTGAAGGGTGTCTACGGCAACCCTGACATGGACCGTTTCCTCGACACCCTCGACGCGGACGAACTGATGAACGTGGCGCGTCGCCTGAAGCGCGGTGTGCCGATGGCAAGCCCGGTCTTCGAGGGGGCGAGCGAGCAGTCGATCCAGTCGATGATGAGCGAGGCCGGCTTCGCCACCACCGGGCAGGTGACGCTGTACGACGGCAGGAGCGGCGAGCCGTTCATGCACAAGGTCACCGTGGGGATCATGTACGTCCTCAAACTGCACCACCTGGTCGACGACAAGATCCACGCCCGTTCCATCGGTCCCTACTCTCTCGTCACCCAGCAGCCGCTCGGCGGCAAGGCGCAGTTCGGCGGGCAGAGGCTCGGGGAGATGGAGGTCTGGGCGATGGAAGCGTACGGCGCGGCTTACGCGCTGCAGGAGTTCCTCACGGTGAAGTCCGACGACGTCGCCGGACGCACCAGGATGTACGAGGCGATCGTCAAAGGGAAGCACACCCTGGAGCCGGGGCTCCCCGAGTCCTTCAACGTGCTCATCAAGGAACTGCAGTCTCTCGGGCTCGATGTCGAGCTGCTCGAGGGTGAAGAGGACTAGGAGGCGGAAAGGCTGCGCGGTGACGCGGGGCATTCCGGGTTCTCCCTGCAAGGGACGGCTCTTTGGGGCTTTAACTTTGCAGGGGGAACGGCCTATAATTGACCTGTTACTCCTAAAGAAGGGAGAAAAAATATGGAAGACATCTTTAATTTTTTCGAAAAACCGAAGGATCCGCTGCACTTCTCCTCCATTAAAATCTCCATCTCTTCTCCGGAAAAGATCCGCGAGAGGTCATTCGGCGAGGTAAAGAAGCCCGAGACCATCAACTACCGCACCTTCAAACCGGAGCGGGACGGGCTTTTCTGCGCGAAGATATTCGGTCCGACGAAGGATTACGAGTGCAACTGCGGTAAATACAAGAGGATGAAGCACCGCGGCATCGTCTGCGAGAAGTGCGGTGTCGAGGTCATCCCGTCGAAGGTGCGCCGCGAGCGCCTCGGTCACATCGACCTGGCGACTCCGGTCGCGCACATCTGGTTCCTGAAATCACTCCCTTCCCGCATCGGGAACCTGATGGACATCACCCTGAAGGACCTGGAGAAGGTCCTCTACTTCGAGGCGTACGTCGTCACCGATCCGAAGGAGACCGGTCTTTCCTTCGGCCAGGTCCTCTCCGAGGACCAGTACCAGAAGGCGATGGAGGAGCACCACAACGGCTTCGAGGCAGGGATGGGGGC
The DNA window shown above is from Geomonas sp. RF6 and carries:
- the rplL gene encoding 50S ribosomal protein L7/L12 is translated as MAITKEEVISFIENMSVLELAGLVKELEEKFGVSAAAPMAVAAAAGPAVAAEAAEEKTEFDVILKAAGANKIAVIKVVRALTSLGLKEAKDLVDGAPQPVKTGISKEEAEDAKKQLVEAGAEVDVK
- the rplJ gene encoding 50S ribosomal protein L10 is translated as MNKENKQQLVAEMHDKLLRAQAAFLADFRGMNVGQATELRNELRKAGVEFKVVKNTLLDIASKGTDKEALSPYYAGPTAIALSYDDPVAAAKVLSKFAKDATNPFTLKAGVLTGKAIGVADIQALADMPSREVLLGRLLGTLQAPTSNFVRVLAAVPGGFVRALDAIRAQKDGQ
- the rpoB gene encoding DNA-directed RNA polymerase subunit beta — encoded protein: MAYSIANNPLLRKNFAKIHKIIDIPNLIDIQKNSYKRFLQLDTPVDARKNSGLEAVFRSVFPIKDFSDTASLEYVSYSLGAPKYDVEECHQRGMTFAAPMKVKVRLVVWDTTKDPGSRSIRDIKEQEVYFGEIPLMTDNGTFIINGTERVIVSQLHRSPGVFYDHDKGKTHSSGKVLYSARVIPYRGSWLDFEFDHKDILYVRIDRRRKMPATVLLKALGYSNDALINYFYKSEEIKISGGAMTKVADAELLANQKAMVDIVDPATGEVILKANRKFTKAAIRKMAEHNIREIPITVDEIVGKVASHDIYDPQTGEILVECNEELSLAKIEEIITKGIDSFSVLFIDNLHVTSSLRDTILIDKIGSTDEALIEIYRRLRPGDPPTLKSAMVLFENLFFNAERYDLSAVGRLKLNYKLGVDVPLDCMTLTKDDVLEVVRYLIELKNGKGNIDDIDHLGNRRVRAVGELLENQYRIGLVRMERAIKERMSLQEVENLMPHDLINSKPVSAVVKEFFGSSQLSQFMDQTNPLSEVTHKRRLSALGPGGLTRERAGFEVRDVHPTHYGRVCPIETPEGPNIGLIASLSTYARINEHGFVETPYRVVQEGRVTDDVRFYSALEEEGHAIAQANAEIDPQGRFASDYISARKGGEFVLVGRDELELMDVAPMQLVSVAASLIPFLENDDANRALMGSNMQRQAVPLLRADSPLVGTGMERVVARDSGVSSVARHNGVVESVDASRIVVKIDEDQYDATGTGVDIYNLIKFARSNQNTCINQRPVVKVGDHVKAGDIIADGPSTDMGELALGQNVLVAFMPWGGYNYEDSILISERLVKDDRYTSIHIEEFECVARDTKLGKEEITSDIPNLGEETLKDLDESGIIRIGAEVRPGDILVGKITPKGETQLSPEEKLLRAIFGEKAGDVRDTSLRVPPGVEGTVIGAKIFSRKGADKDARTELIEKAEEQRLRKDEQDEIRIIRDSAIGKLKKLLVGRTAAVKIDGSDGKTVIAKDQVITEQMLKGLPMDRWDEISIADDDTVDEKVAQTLSTLNQQIDIIKYVFDDKIQKLRRGDDLPPGVIKMVKVYIAIKRKLQVGDKMAGRHGNKGVVSRILPEEDMPYMEDGRPVEIVLNPLGVPSRMNVGQILETHLGWAAKGIGWKIEEFLEKNSPQDEIKRYLKGVYGNPDMDRFLDTLDADELMNVARRLKRGVPMASPVFEGASEQSIQSMMSEAGFATTGQVTLYDGRSGEPFMHKVTVGIMYVLKLHHLVDDKIHARSIGPYSLVTQQPLGGKAQFGGQRLGEMEVWAMEAYGAAYALQEFLTVKSDDVAGRTRMYEAIVKGKHTLEPGLPESFNVLIKELQSLGLDVELLEGEED